A portion of the Microlunatus phosphovorus NM-1 genome contains these proteins:
- a CDS encoding UTP--glucose-1-phosphate uridylyltransferase, whose amino-acid sequence MSDQGLALAQQKMIAAGVASQAIDVFSHYYRQLEQGVTGVIAEDSIEPLTDPDLLDSVAISDEDAAAALAKTVIIKLNGGLGTSMGMDKAKSLLPVRGGKSFLDIIVEQVVSARQTYGAKLPLIFMNSFRTQDDTLAALSRYPDLEVDGLGLDFLQNSEPKLRADDLTPVEWPADPTLEWCPPGHGDLYTALLASGVLERLVAAGYRYASVSNSDNLGAAPNARIAGWFAASGAPYAAEICRRTAADRKGGHLAIRKADQQLILRDTAQTSAEEMHYFTDEFRHPYFHTNNLWFDLELLAKTLAERNGVLGLPLIKNAKTVDPADSSSTPVIQIESAMGAAIEVFEGATAIGVGRERFLPVKTTNDLLLLQSDVYEVGADGLLSRVADPAPLVDLDSKYYKTIGKFAERFPAGAPSLKQATSLTVRGDWVFEDAVVVTGAVTLADPGERATVGSGTVLS is encoded by the coding sequence ATGAGTGACCAAGGGCTCGCGCTCGCGCAACAGAAGATGATCGCTGCCGGGGTGGCCTCACAGGCCATCGACGTGTTCAGCCACTACTACCGGCAGCTGGAGCAGGGCGTCACCGGCGTCATCGCCGAGGACTCGATCGAGCCGCTGACCGATCCGGATCTGCTCGACTCGGTGGCGATCAGCGATGAGGATGCCGCAGCTGCCCTGGCCAAGACGGTCATCATCAAGCTCAACGGCGGGTTGGGCACCTCGATGGGCATGGACAAGGCGAAGTCGCTGCTGCCGGTTCGCGGCGGCAAGTCCTTCCTCGACATCATCGTCGAGCAGGTGGTGAGCGCGCGTCAGACGTACGGCGCGAAGCTCCCGCTGATCTTCATGAACAGCTTCCGGACCCAGGACGACACGCTGGCGGCCCTAAGCCGCTATCCCGATCTCGAGGTCGACGGTCTCGGGCTGGACTTCCTGCAGAACTCCGAGCCGAAGCTGCGGGCCGACGACCTGACCCCGGTCGAGTGGCCGGCCGACCCGACGTTGGAGTGGTGCCCACCTGGCCACGGCGATCTCTACACCGCGCTGCTCGCCTCCGGGGTGCTGGAGCGGCTGGTCGCGGCCGGCTATCGCTATGCCTCGGTCTCGAACTCCGACAACCTCGGCGCCGCGCCGAACGCACGGATCGCCGGGTGGTTCGCGGCCAGCGGAGCACCGTACGCGGCCGAGATCTGCCGGCGCACCGCTGCCGACCGCAAGGGTGGGCACCTGGCGATCCGCAAGGCCGACCAACAACTCATCCTGCGTGACACCGCGCAGACGTCGGCGGAGGAGATGCACTACTTCACCGACGAGTTCCGGCACCCGTACTTCCACACCAACAACCTGTGGTTCGACCTGGAGCTGCTCGCCAAGACGCTCGCCGAGCGCAACGGCGTCCTCGGGCTGCCGCTGATCAAGAACGCCAAGACCGTCGATCCGGCCGACTCGTCCTCGACCCCGGTGATCCAGATCGAGTCGGCGATGGGTGCGGCGATCGAGGTCTTCGAGGGTGCGACCGCGATCGGTGTCGGGCGGGAGCGGTTCCTGCCGGTCAAGACCACCAACGATCTGCTGCTGCTGCAGTCGGACGTGTACGAGGTGGGTGCCGACGGCCTGCTCAGCAGGGTCGCCGACCCGGCCCCCTTGGTGGACCTGGACAGCAAGTACTACAAGACGATCGGCAAGTTCGCTGAGCGTTTCCCGGCAGGGGCACCCTCGCTCAAGCAGGCCACCAGCCTGACGGTGCGGGGTGACTGGGTCTTCGAGGACGCCGTGGTGGTCACCGGCGCGGTGACGCTGGCCGACCCCGGAGAGCGGGCCACGGTCGGATCCGGCACAGTCCTCTCCTGA
- a CDS encoding alpha/beta hydrolase has protein sequence MSLPGTTSRIALSLCWLPVGIAMVGVSVWLLWSRWSVLLNGQPAMLATCIVLGFTGIIALFWAFGSLTVGARYDAYVDDDSDVPRRRTSEQLRRRARVRIALGVPALVICVIATVGMAWARPAAATPVAIAAMRSGDGVQVSDRLAWYEMKKVTKNAKGQTVQPQAGLIFVPAPRVDPRAYANVLRPIAEAGYLVAIVKPAYGVALPNDGTAKTVIDNHSEIRYWAMGGHDSGGAVAAAFADSNPVIGLLLYASAPGNELVRNDLITTSISGSADGLVSPGDIAEGKPNLPEATRYVVIEGGYHAYFGDYGQQSGDGAPTISRQEAQDQIRQATLEFMNSLAPKPKSK, from the coding sequence GTGTCACTGCCGGGAACCACCAGTCGGATCGCACTCTCGCTGTGCTGGCTGCCGGTCGGCATCGCGATGGTCGGCGTCAGTGTCTGGCTGCTCTGGAGCCGCTGGTCGGTGCTGCTCAACGGTCAGCCGGCGATGCTGGCGACCTGCATCGTGCTCGGTTTCACCGGGATCATCGCGCTCTTCTGGGCGTTCGGCTCGCTCACCGTCGGAGCCCGCTACGACGCCTACGTCGACGACGACTCCGACGTGCCACGCCGGCGTACCTCCGAGCAGCTGCGCCGACGGGCCCGGGTCAGGATCGCGCTCGGTGTGCCGGCACTGGTCATCTGTGTGATCGCTACAGTCGGCATGGCGTGGGCGCGTCCGGCCGCGGCCACGCCGGTCGCGATCGCTGCGATGCGCTCCGGAGACGGCGTCCAGGTGTCGGATCGCCTGGCCTGGTACGAGATGAAGAAGGTCACCAAGAACGCCAAGGGGCAGACCGTTCAGCCGCAGGCCGGCCTGATCTTCGTGCCCGCTCCGCGGGTGGATCCACGGGCGTACGCGAACGTCCTCCGTCCGATCGCCGAGGCCGGCTATCTGGTCGCGATCGTGAAGCCGGCCTACGGCGTGGCGCTGCCCAATGACGGGACGGCGAAGACGGTGATCGACAACCACTCCGAGATTCGCTATTGGGCGATGGGCGGCCACGACTCGGGTGGCGCGGTTGCCGCCGCCTTTGCCGACAGCAATCCGGTGATCGGGTTGCTGCTCTATGCGTCCGCGCCCGGCAACGAACTGGTCCGCAACGACCTGATCACCACGTCGATCTCCGGTTCGGCGGATGGACTGGTCAGCCCCGGTGATATCGCCGAGGGGAAGCCGAATCTGCCCGAGGCGACTCGCTATGTCGTCATCGAGGGTGGCTATCACGCCTACTTCGGCGACTACGGCCAGCAGTCCGGCGACGGTGCTCCCACGATCTCCCGGCAGGAAGCACAGGATCAGATCCGGCAGGCCACACTGGAGTTCATGAACTCGCTGGCGCCCAAGCCGAAGTCCAAGTGA
- a CDS encoding DUF305 domain-containing protein, which produces MNKKFRRALVAVVSGVTLVLALAACSGGQSGNTGDGGGGPAAPSSGVPSAGASNPGSVAKNPADIMFVVMMIPHHEQAVEMSDLLLAKSGVDADVRKLAEQIKAAQQPEIDQMKGWLADWGIDDSHMGSMDHAGHMDGMLSKKQLAELQKADGPTGQKLYLEGMVEHHQGAIDMANNVLGVGQDPDVKRLAETIVVSQQAEIVEMNKMLGR; this is translated from the coding sequence ATGAACAAGAAGTTCCGGCGGGCCCTGGTGGCCGTTGTCAGTGGTGTGACCCTGGTGCTGGCATTGGCTGCCTGCAGCGGCGGCCAGTCGGGCAACACGGGGGACGGTGGCGGAGGACCCGCAGCGCCGAGCTCCGGTGTTCCGAGTGCCGGTGCGAGCAACCCTGGTTCGGTCGCCAAGAACCCTGCGGACATCATGTTCGTGGTGATGATGATCCCGCACCACGAGCAGGCGGTGGAGATGAGCGATCTGCTGCTGGCCAAGTCGGGAGTCGACGCCGACGTACGCAAGCTGGCCGAGCAGATCAAGGCCGCACAACAGCCCGAGATCGATCAGATGAAGGGCTGGCTGGCCGACTGGGGTATTGACGACTCGCACATGGGCTCGATGGACCATGCCGGTCACATGGACGGGATGCTGTCGAAGAAGCAGCTGGCGGAGTTGCAGAAGGCCGACGGGCCGACCGGGCAGAAGCTGTACCTGGAGGGCATGGTCGAGCACCACCAGGGCGCCATCGACATGGCGAACAACGTGCTGGGTGTCGGGCAGGATCCCGACGTCAAGAGGCTGGCGGAGACAATCGTGGTCAGTCAGCAGGCGGAGATCGTCGAGATGAACAAGATGCTCGGCCGCTGA
- the trxA gene encoding thioredoxin, which yields MTYHSEEQSRAMATIDINADSFEKTISGNDIVLVDFWADWCGPCKRFAPIYEKTSEEYGDITFAKLDTDANQALSGQLGIEGIPTLMAFREGVLVFNQAGALPGPALKQVIDAVKGLDMVEVHKKVAELQAQHGDS from the coding sequence CTGACTTACCATTCCGAGGAGCAATCGAGAGCCATGGCCACCATCGACATCAACGCCGACAGCTTCGAGAAGACGATCAGCGGGAACGACATCGTGCTGGTCGACTTCTGGGCCGACTGGTGTGGTCCGTGCAAGCGGTTCGCCCCGATCTATGAGAAGACCTCCGAGGAGTACGGCGACATCACCTTCGCCAAGCTGGACACCGACGCCAACCAGGCCCTGTCCGGGCAGCTCGGTATCGAGGGCATTCCGACGCTGATGGCCTTCCGCGAGGGTGTGTTGGTCTTCAACCAGGCCGGCGCGCTGCCCGGACCGGCTCTCAAGCAGGTCATCGACGCCGTCAAGGGTCTGGACATGGTCGAGGTGCACAAGAAGGTCGCCGAGCTCCAGGCGCAGCACGGCGACAGCTGA